A single Brienomyrus brachyistius isolate T26 chromosome 11, BBRACH_0.4, whole genome shotgun sequence DNA region contains:
- the LOC125751821 gene encoding D(4) dopamine receptor-like, translating to MPPNLTATNQTIQELRTDHNFPALISGILLIILIICGNLLVCISVYTEKALKTTTNYFIVSLAVADLLLAVLVLPLYVYAEFLGGVWTLSMIFCDGLMTMDVMLCTASIFNLCAISIDRFIAVSVPLNYNRKHIDQRQGILLAATWTLAFAVASPILFGINNVPQRDPSECKLEDDNYVVYSSVCSFFIPCPIMLLLYCGMFRGLRRWEETRKAKLRSNVHMCPKLQQAAPLASLPAPMEKLEKLDHCPPPDCPVPSEYRESPVHTVAYQGIMYGASSRQRRAKINGRERKAMKVLPVVVGVFLFCWTPFFVVHIMRVLCESCYISPYLMSTVTWLGYVNSALNPIIYTVFNTEFRNFFHRFLHSCC from the exons ATGCCACCTAATCTGACCGCTACCAACCAGACCATCCAAGAGCTGCGCACTGACCACAATTTTCCAGCTCTGATCAGCGGGATACTGCTGATAATCCTTATAATTTGTGGCAATTTACTAGTATGCATTAGTGTATACACAGAAAAAGCTTTAAAAACAACTACAAACTACTTCATTGTCAGTTTGGCAGTTGCCGATTTGCTATTGGCGGTACTGGTTTTGCCATTGTATGTATACGCTGAG TTCCTCGGTGGTGTGTGGACCCTGAGCATGATCTTCTGCGATGGTCTGATGACCATGGATGTGATGTTATGCACAGCTTCAATATTCAACTTGTGTGCAATCAGCATTGACAG GTTTATTGCTGTGTCTGTTCCTCTGAACTACAACCGGAAGCATATAGACCAAAGACAAGGTATCCTTCTCGCCGCCACCTGGACACTAGCCTTTGCGGTGGCATCTCCCATCCTTTTCGGGATAAACAACGTCCCTCAGAGGGATCCCTCCGAGTGCAAGCTGGAAGATGATAATTACGTGGTGTACTCCTCCGTGTGCTCCTTCTTCATCCCGTGCCCCATTATGCTGCTGCTCTATTGCGGAATGTTCCGGGGCCTGCGACGGTGGGAGGAGACCCGCAAGGCTAAGCTACGCAGCAATGTCCATATGTGCCCCAAGCTGCAGCAGGCCGCCCCGttggcctcacttcctgctcccaTGGAGAAGCTGGAGAAACTGGACCACTGTCCCCCTCCAGACTGTCCCGTCCCCTCAGAGTACAGGGAGAGTCCTGTCCACACAGTGGCCTACCAGGGTATAATGTACGGGGCGTCTTCTAGACAGAGGAGAGCCAAGATTAATGGCAGGGAACGCAAGGCCATGAAGGTTCTTCCCGTCGTTGTGG GTGTATTCCTCTTCTGTTGGACTCCATTTTTCGTGGTGCACATCATGCGTGTCCTCTGTGAGTCCTGTTACATCTCGCCCTATCTGATGAGCACCGTCACCTGGTTGGGCTACGTCAATAGTGCCCTCAACCCTATCATCTACACTGTGTTCAATACCGAGttcagaaatttcttccacagatTTCTGCACAGTTGTTGCTAA